In Streptomyces sp. NBC_01426, one genomic interval encodes:
- a CDS encoding GlxA family transcriptional regulator: MHRIAVLALEGVPPFELGIPSRVFGNAHDDDGAPLYEVTVCTADGLPVTSDAGFTVGVAAGPEALAAADTVVIPPTHAMDDLAHGAPLSPALAAAIAGIRPGTRLVSICTGSYVLAAAGLLDGRPATTHWLHAPEFQRAFPRVRLDEEVLFVDDGDVLTSAGVAAGVDLCLYLIRQDHGTAVANRAARLCVVPPWRDGGQAQYIDRPVPEPTVATTTATRAWALERLSEPIALAELADHARMSLRTFTRRFRDEVGMTPVQWLTVQRLELARHLLESSDLSVDLVAHRAGFGSGNSLRQHMRTALGISPIAYRRTFRPALAQA; the protein is encoded by the coding sequence ATGCACCGTATCGCCGTACTCGCCCTCGAAGGCGTCCCCCCGTTCGAGCTCGGGATCCCCTCCCGCGTCTTCGGCAACGCCCACGACGACGACGGCGCCCCGCTCTACGAGGTGACCGTCTGCACCGCCGACGGCCTGCCCGTGACCAGCGACGCGGGCTTCACGGTCGGCGTCGCGGCGGGCCCCGAGGCGCTCGCCGCCGCCGACACCGTGGTCATCCCGCCCACCCACGCCATGGACGACCTCGCGCACGGCGCGCCCCTGTCGCCCGCGCTCGCCGCCGCCATCGCCGGGATCCGGCCCGGCACCCGACTGGTGTCGATCTGCACCGGCTCCTACGTCCTCGCCGCGGCCGGGCTGCTCGACGGCCGGCCCGCCACCACGCACTGGCTGCACGCCCCCGAGTTCCAGCGGGCCTTCCCGCGGGTCCGGCTCGACGAGGAGGTGCTCTTCGTCGACGACGGGGACGTCCTCACCTCCGCGGGCGTCGCCGCGGGCGTCGACCTCTGCCTCTACCTGATCCGGCAGGACCACGGCACCGCCGTCGCCAACCGCGCCGCACGCCTGTGCGTCGTACCGCCCTGGCGTGACGGCGGACAGGCCCAGTACATCGACCGGCCCGTCCCCGAGCCGACCGTCGCCACCACCACCGCCACCCGCGCCTGGGCCCTGGAGCGGCTGTCCGAACCGATCGCCCTCGCCGAACTGGCCGACCACGCCCGGATGAGCCTGCGCACCTTCACCCGACGGTTCCGCGACGAGGTGGGCATGACGCCGGTGCAGTGGCTCACCGTCCAGCGCCTGGAACTGGCCCGCCACCTGCTGGAGTCCAGCGACCTGTCGGTGGACCTCGTCGCGCACCGGGCCGGCTTCGGCTCGGGCAACTCGCTGCGCCAGCACATGAGGACCGCGCTCGGCATCTCGCCGATCGCCTACCGACGCACCTTCCGCCCCGCCCTCGCGCAGGCATGA
- a CDS encoding NADP-dependent oxidoreductase, giving the protein MRAVVVSQWGGPEVLVEREIERPEPGMGEVLVRVRAAGVNPVDWKTRESGGLIPWGPVPAVGWDVSGTVEAVGPGVTLYRVGDEVYGMPRFPQQAGAYAEYVTAPARHFARKPASLDHVEAAALPLAALTAWQALVDTAGVSAGQRVLVHAAAGGVGHLAVQIAKARGAYVIGTASAAKHELLRDLGADEVIDYRTADFEDVVSDIDVVIDAVGGDHGQRSLKVLKPGGHLVTLPGPDGLPADAEGVHATWLLVEPDLKGLEGIAALVEQGLLKPLVDTVLPLEQAAKAHEIGERGRTTGKIVLTVA; this is encoded by the coding sequence ATGCGCGCCGTCGTCGTCAGCCAGTGGGGCGGACCCGAGGTTCTCGTCGAGAGGGAGATCGAGCGTCCGGAGCCCGGCATGGGCGAGGTGCTCGTGCGGGTCCGCGCCGCCGGCGTGAACCCGGTGGACTGGAAGACCCGCGAGAGCGGCGGCCTGATCCCCTGGGGGCCGGTGCCGGCCGTCGGCTGGGACGTCTCGGGCACCGTCGAGGCCGTCGGACCGGGCGTGACCCTGTACCGGGTGGGCGACGAGGTGTACGGGATGCCCCGCTTCCCGCAGCAGGCCGGCGCGTACGCCGAGTACGTGACCGCCCCCGCCCGGCACTTCGCCCGCAAGCCGGCCTCGCTGGACCACGTGGAGGCGGCCGCACTGCCGCTGGCGGCCCTGACCGCCTGGCAGGCGCTGGTCGACACGGCCGGGGTCTCGGCCGGTCAGCGGGTCCTGGTGCACGCGGCGGCCGGCGGCGTCGGCCACCTGGCCGTGCAGATCGCCAAGGCCCGCGGCGCGTACGTGATCGGCACCGCGAGCGCCGCCAAGCACGAGCTGCTGCGCGACCTGGGCGCCGACGAGGTGATCGACTACCGCACCGCGGACTTCGAGGACGTCGTCTCCGACATCGACGTGGTGATCGACGCGGTGGGCGGGGACCACGGGCAGCGCTCGCTGAAGGTGCTCAAGCCGGGCGGGCACCTGGTGACCCTGCCGGGCCCCGACGGCCTCCCGGCCGACGCCGAGGGCGTGCACGCCACCTGGCTGCTGGTGGAGCCGGACCTCAAGGGCCTGGAGGGCATCGCCGCCCTGGTCGAGCAGGGCCTGCTGAAGCCGCTGGTCGACACGGTGCTGCCGCTGGAGCAGGCCGCGAAGGCCCACGAGATCGGCGAGCGGGGCCGTACCACCGGCAAGATCGTCCTGACGGTGGCCTGA